In the genome of Pseudomonas sp. LBUM920, one region contains:
- a CDS encoding PLP-dependent aminotransferase family protein, producing MSPITPPLSFNPAGIELDRRLGLTRQLYDALRQRVLDGRLVSGTRLPPTRDLAAALSISRNSVVRAYDQLYAEGFIESRVGDGTYVAQLPTAKKLSTKVSTGFSTGLSPALSTKWADLPEDLDHEVIHSTSLARVKANHLSQPQSGPPRAFRVGVPAFDLFPFEVWAKLNGAFWRKPDLEQLCYGDPAGDARLRGLIAAYLRSSRGMQCAAEQIVITCGAQQAISLCAQLLVEPGDGVAVENPGYRAAGHAFALAGGHLHGVPVDGEGIDCQVLNTLSDCRVAYVTPSHQYPLGVVMSLARRLELLAWAERTGGWIIEDDYDGEYRYSGAPLSPLAALDRTGRVLYVGTFGKVAFPALRLGYLVLPPALVDAFARRRAVDMRHSEVSTQAVMAEFMAAGHFQRHIRRMRRAALSRRDALLSGWPGQLQGVSSLPTVAAGLHLTVRVDSLAREQQLVAQAHAVGVEVNGLSAYWLPDSSTPADQRAGLVLGFAAVPPASIAQALGRLYRAWGCQPPPSAPGHRQGGSLEEQ from the coding sequence GCCGCCTGGGTTTGACGCGCCAGCTGTATGACGCCCTGCGCCAGCGCGTGTTGGACGGGCGACTGGTCAGCGGAACGCGGTTGCCTCCCACACGTGACCTGGCGGCGGCGTTGTCGATTTCCCGCAACAGTGTGGTGCGCGCCTATGACCAGCTGTATGCAGAGGGGTTTATCGAAAGCCGTGTTGGCGACGGCACCTATGTTGCTCAGTTGCCGACAGCGAAAAAATTATCCACAAAAGTATCCACAGGGTTTTCAACAGGCTTATCCCCAGCCTTATCCACAAAATGGGCGGATTTGCCGGAAGATCTGGACCATGAAGTTATCCACAGCACCAGCCTGGCGCGGGTAAAAGCCAACCATCTGTCTCAGCCTCAGTCGGGGCCGCCACGGGCATTTCGCGTGGGTGTGCCTGCCTTTGACCTGTTCCCGTTTGAGGTCTGGGCCAAGCTGAATGGGGCTTTTTGGCGCAAACCCGACCTGGAGCAGCTGTGCTACGGCGACCCGGCGGGTGACGCGCGCCTGCGCGGTCTGATTGCCGCTTATTTGCGCAGTTCAAGGGGCATGCAATGTGCGGCTGAGCAAATTGTGATCACCTGCGGCGCGCAGCAGGCGATCAGCCTTTGTGCACAGTTGCTGGTAGAGCCGGGCGATGGCGTGGCGGTAGAAAATCCGGGCTACCGCGCCGCCGGTCACGCGTTTGCCCTGGCCGGTGGGCACCTGCACGGCGTACCCGTGGACGGCGAGGGCATTGACTGCCAGGTGCTCAATACCCTGAGCGATTGTCGCGTGGCGTATGTCACCCCCTCCCACCAGTACCCGTTGGGCGTGGTCATGAGCCTGGCCCGCCGCCTTGAACTGCTGGCCTGGGCCGAGCGCACGGGCGGTTGGATCATCGAGGATGACTACGACGGCGAGTACCGTTACAGCGGCGCACCCTTGTCGCCCTTGGCCGCGCTGGATCGCACGGGGCGGGTGCTGTATGTGGGCACATTCGGCAAAGTGGCGTTTCCCGCGTTGCGTCTGGGTTACCTGGTGTTGCCGCCGGCCCTGGTGGATGCGTTTGCGCGGCGCCGTGCGGTCGACATGCGCCACTCGGAGGTCAGTACCCAGGCGGTGATGGCGGAGTTTATGGCGGCGGGGCACTTTCAGCGGCATATCCGGCGTATGCGACGCGCCGCGCTGAGCCGACGTGACGCGCTGTTGAGCGGCTGGCCCGGTCAGCTGCAGGGCGTGAGCAGCCTGCCCACTGTCGCGGCAGGCTTGCACCTCACGGTGCGAGTGGACAGCCTCGCCCGCGAACAGCAACTGGTGGCGCAGGCCCACGCCGTGGGGGTCGAGGTCAATGGCTTGAGCGCCTATTGGCTGCCGGACTCCAGCACACCTGCCGACCAGCGCGCCGGGCTGGTCTTGGGGTTTGCCGCCGTGCCGCCGGCGAGCATCGCGCAGGCGCTTGGACGGTTGTACCGCGCCTGGGGTTGCCAGCCGCCGCCTTCAGCGCCGGGGCACCGGCAAGGCGGCAGTCTTGAAGAACAGTGA